The region AAGCCATAGGAACTTCTATATAAGGGCCGCTTCCGGTAGGAGCAGTTCCTAAAGAAATGAATATCTTGCGAGCCTCGACGCTCATTACCACCGACTTTACGGAAGTAATCTGTCGAATCGTAGAACCCATTGTCCTCACTTCCCCACTTGAGAAATCAATGGAATCATCCAAGATATCTTGTAGATCTACGATGCTTGTTCCCTTTCGTTTTTGAGAAGCCAATAATTCTTCTGCGCGATCGTAACGACTGATGCAATGATGATAGAAAACGGGAGCGGCCATCAGTTCTCCTTCCTGCATCTTCTCGCTTTGGTAATGATTCGTATTTACGATATGATCCTTGCCGAGATTCGGATAGACCACATCCACATTCCCGTAATTCGTCTCAAGGATCGCGGCCTTCGGTCCCTTCTCCTTATGATTGGTAAGAATGGCTCCCCAAGTAGAATTGATCTTGTGCTTCTTAGCAATCTCCACTGCTTCTTGAATACTTCTTGCCTCTGAGATAATCTTATGCCCGAAATCGATCACTCCGAGTCCGCTAAAACCGATCTTCTTATGAAAGCGAGTATGAAATGCAATCGTCAAACCGGCTTCATTGAAAGCAGTGATCCCCGGAACATCCGCGCCTCTGCAAGCTATATAACCATAACGTAATCCTTTCTCAGGAGTGCAAAAAACAATGATCGGTCTCTTGTCCCAAACTTCCACGCCTGGAAAATCGAAATTGCGAGCATGATACAATTTTCCATCCTTACTTTGATCTCCCCAAACTGCTACGCTCGTACAAGCAGGTACCATTTGTGGACTCTTGAGCGGAGAAATATGAGCAAGCTCAGGAAGAACTTGGAGCATTCCCAAAAGTCCAACAGAGTTTTGGAATGCATCCATAGTAAATAGATCCTTCTCGATCTTAGGAGAACGACCCGCAGAAGAAAGTGCGGCCTTGGTCCTCGCAGAAAATTCGCTCGGACGATTTTTCTTCATTCGATTTACCATCCAATTCACAAGCAAAGAAGTGGCGCCCTTAGCAAGAGCATTGCGATTCTTTCTGGGCAAGCTTCCAAGAAGAAGGTTTCGAGCCATCACAGGATAAAAATCGAAGATCGGCTCAAACTGGCCTATGCTATTCATGATCTCTCCGAACTGGCGGCCCATTTCTTCATGGCTGCCGCGGAGTTGTAAGACTGCGAGCGGGTAGGTTTCTAAATTCATATTCCCATTTTAAAGGAATCTGCCGGAAGAATCGACCGTCTCCATAGGTTTGGACGCGCAATCTTATCGGATCGGACTAGCGCAGGCGGATTTACATGCAACGCGGCCCCCGCCCAATCGAACGACCCGTAGGGAGTGAGATTCCCGACAGGGTTGCTGAACAAAGTGAAGCAAAACCACTGAGGATTTAAACGCGACGCGGCCCCCGCCCAATCGAACGACCCGTAGGGAGTAAGATTCCCGATAGGGTTGCTGAACAAAGTGAAGTAAAACCACTGAGGATTTACATGCAACGCTGCCCCCGCCCTCTAGTGGGTGGGGGGAGCGGCTCGTGGGCTCGCCATGTCAACTACCAGAAAACCCTGGCTTTTACAACGTGAAAAATCCTCGAATTTCCGATGTGGGAACTATTTGCCATTTACAAAGAAGGGAGGAGAAGTAAATTTTCCGAAAGCAAATCACATGGATTGGATTCACTCGATTCTACTTGGCTTTTTAGAATTTAGCGCTGGAACCGCCTTTCTTTATTCCATTCTGGAAATCTCCCGAAAGGCTCCCGCAAATCGGACCTTGGTGACCATCCTCTTACTTACCGGGACAATTTTAGTTCGCTACCATTGGTATCTGCAAGGAGATCTATTAGAATTTCCTTATCTATTTATGTTCCTACATACGAGCATTGTTTTAGTCGGACCTTTATTGTATTCTTATATTGGTTCGTATTTGCAAGGACCAGAAGATGCGGCCGACAGTCCTCTCAAAAAGGGGTTTATTGGAAAGTATTGGCATCACTTTTTGATCGTTCTAGTTTTCGCGATCTTCGAGATTTTGTTCTTCTCTCAAAGCCCGAACGAATTAAGAAAAGAGATCCTTGCAGGAACCAAGGAATTTCGTTTTGATCTGATTCATCTGGCAACCTTTGTTGCAAGCCTGCAAGTTTCCTTCTATTCCTTACTCTGTCTTTATCTGTATCATAAAGTCAGCAAGTCTTACGAGATCTATGAATTAAAATTGGTATGGTTTATACTTCTACTGCCGGTCTTCGCGAATGTACTCATTGGATCCGCTTTCTTTCTAAAAAATCGACTCGGCTTCGAGATCGGAACCTCTCTCATCGGAGTCATGGTGATTCTTCTATTCGTAGTGAGAGAAAGACATCCTGGGTTCTTCCAAGAGATCACCGAAGTCATAGAAAATTCCAAATACCAAAATACTCCGCTACTCGATGCAGAGATCCGATCCGCAGGAGAAAAGCTGAAAGATCTATTAGAAATAAAGCATGTATATCGAGATAGTGAATTGAGACTCGCGGACTTGGCTGCTGGGATTGGATTGAATCTACATCAAACTTCCCGCTACTTGAATGAAGTACATCGGATGAATTTTTATGAGCTCATCAATACTCATCGGGTCAAAGAAGCCTGCAAATTACTTGTGCAAGATCCGGATCGATCCGTCTTGGAAATAGGATTCTCCGTAGGTTTTAATTCTAAATCCACATTCAATTCACAATTTGTAAAGAGCATAGGGCTCTCTCCGGCATTGTATAGAAAAAAGAATTCAGGGACGTTATGAGATACATTCGATTTGCGATTTGCCTTAACTTACTCAATGCAGTTTTTACGATCAACTGCGGAAATCCGGAAAGCGACAGCGGACTGAACGCGAAGATTGAACCTTCTCGACTTTCATATTTTCAAGAAGATTATGAATCCAGTCGATCTGCATTTCGTAACCTATCCACTGACATTCAAAAGAAATACAAATCAGTCCAAACAACTGCAATCTCGGTTCCAAACAAAGAAGGCGAAGATCTCACAATAGATTCACTCTATATTCCCGCCCAAAAAAAGAAGAAGGGTCTTATCATCCTAATGACAGGTATCCATGGAACTGAAGCTCCTGCCGGCACAAGTGCATTAAGATTTATTGCCTCCGAACTACTTCCTCAGGTTTCACTCGAAGATACAGGTTTCTTGTTCGTGCATTCCTTGAATCCATACGGATTCAAAAAATTCCGCAGAGTATCCGAGCATAATGTGGATCTGAACCGAAACTGCGATGCGAATCCAAAAGAATTAGCCGGACACAATCCAGTGTATTCCCAGATCAATGATTTCCTGAACCCGAAAGAGCCAGTGTCCTCTGCCGGAGCAGGATCCAAAGCTGCATTCAAGGCGCAAGTATTCGGAAAGATATCGAGACATGGAATGAGCGGTTTTAGTTCTTCCGTAGCGCAAGGCCAATACGAATTTCCGGAAGGTATCTTTTTTGGAGGGCATTCATTAGAAATCAATCATACATTGATCGCTGATCTTATTGACAAAACAGTAAAAGGTTACGGCTCCTTGTTCTTTATAGATTTTCACACAGGAATTGGAGCAAGAGGAAAATTACATTTGATTGCAAACAAGATGGAAGAGAACGAAAAGCAGATCCTAAAAACTATTTTCCCGGAAGATGAAATCCATTTTCACGGAGATAAGAAGGAAGCCTACTCTATCTTCGGAAATCTCACAGCCTGCACTACCAAGAGACTTTCTTCTACTCTCCCAGTGGTCTCTCTCGTCATCGAATTCGGGACCATCAATAGCCAAACCATCAGCGGCTCCTTAGAATCCCTACGAAGAGTTAGGGAAGAAAACCAAGCCTTCCATTACGGTTACACGTCAGAAGACCTGAAAACAGACTCACAAAAATCTTTTCGGGAATTATTCTATCCTTCTTCTCCGCAATGGAGAGCGAATATCTTAGAGGAAACGGAAAGAGCAATGATGATAGCGATTCCTAAATTCCAGGAATTCGCAAACAAGAGATAAGAAACGAAATATGCAGAAGTTCGTATTTTAAAACTTCCGCATATACAAAAACCTTATTGTCTTAAAGGTAAATCTCCTAAATAATCCTTCTTGCCCAAATCCACACCATTATGACGAAGAATATCGTAAGCAGTGGTGATATGAAAATAGAAATTAGGAACCATGTGTTGGATCGTATACTCTGCACCTGTCAGATGCTTTCCTTCCCAGCGAGGAAGAGAAATGGTTTTCGCAGCCGCTTCTTTACAATCCGCTTCCGAGAAAGTCCTTAGAAAACCGACCACATCATCAATCCTGGATTTGATTTCTGGCAGAGTTTTTTCCTTATCCTCATGAACCGGAGCCTGTTTGCCGGTCAGCCTCGACACTCCTAACTTTGCAGTATCGCAAGCAATCTGCACTTGTCGAATGAAATGAAATTGATCCGGCGCGAGCCTTGCATTCAGCAGAACGTCCATATCGAATTTTTTGGATTCCGCATGCGCCTCTCCCCTTTCAATGAAACGTTTTAAATTTCCGAGGACTTTAATGAATTGAGAAATGGTAAGATCATAGATTGATATATCTTGCATCCTTCCATGAA is a window of Leptospira semungkisensis DNA encoding:
- a CDS encoding C45 family autoproteolytic acyltransferase/hydolase, which gives rise to MNLETYPLAVLQLRGSHEEMGRQFGEIMNSIGQFEPIFDFYPVMARNLLLGSLPRKNRNALAKGATSLLVNWMVNRMKKNRPSEFSARTKAALSSAGRSPKIEKDLFTMDAFQNSVGLLGMLQVLPELAHISPLKSPQMVPACTSVAVWGDQSKDGKLYHARNFDFPGVEVWDKRPIIVFCTPEKGLRYGYIACRGADVPGITAFNEAGLTIAFHTRFHKKIGFSGLGVIDFGHKIISEARSIQEAVEIAKKHKINSTWGAILTNHKEKGPKAAILETNYGNVDVVYPNLGKDHIVNTNHYQSEKMQEGELMAAPVFYHHCISRYDRAEELLASQKRKGTSIVDLQDILDDSIDFSSGEVRTMGSTIRQITSVKSVVMSVEARKIFISLGTAPTGSGPYIEVPMAWGEPGYKILGLSDTKEKKSKTKLSSSHKKPKTDVGKEEKKDLSIQYYKKAMLINDDPNLGGVEDILSELEKASQISQADPSLLFMQAVLHLESGRFKEASYLLEQAENLESSSFRKQQSQLWLARTQSVLGRPRIADHFYNKILDAKPEFSNAVWKKKAADDKGKYSAKKLKQTSPNFLIVDANEL
- a CDS encoding helix-turn-helix domain-containing protein — translated: MPFTKKGGEVNFPKANHMDWIHSILLGFLEFSAGTAFLYSILEISRKAPANRTLVTILLLTGTILVRYHWYLQGDLLEFPYLFMFLHTSIVLVGPLLYSYIGSYLQGPEDAADSPLKKGFIGKYWHHFLIVLVFAIFEILFFSQSPNELRKEILAGTKEFRFDLIHLATFVASLQVSFYSLLCLYLYHKVSKSYEIYELKLVWFILLLPVFANVLIGSAFFLKNRLGFEIGTSLIGVMVILLFVVRERHPGFFQEITEVIENSKYQNTPLLDAEIRSAGEKLKDLLEIKHVYRDSELRLADLAAGIGLNLHQTSRYLNEVHRMNFYELINTHRVKEACKLLVQDPDRSVLEIGFSVGFNSKSTFNSQFVKSIGLSPALYRKKNSGTL
- a CDS encoding M14 family metallopeptidase, whose protein sequence is MRYIRFAICLNLLNAVFTINCGNPESDSGLNAKIEPSRLSYFQEDYESSRSAFRNLSTDIQKKYKSVQTTAISVPNKEGEDLTIDSLYIPAQKKKKGLIILMTGIHGTEAPAGTSALRFIASELLPQVSLEDTGFLFVHSLNPYGFKKFRRVSEHNVDLNRNCDANPKELAGHNPVYSQINDFLNPKEPVSSAGAGSKAAFKAQVFGKISRHGMSGFSSSVAQGQYEFPEGIFFGGHSLEINHTLIADLIDKTVKGYGSLFFIDFHTGIGARGKLHLIANKMEENEKQILKTIFPEDEIHFHGDKKEAYSIFGNLTACTTKRLSSTLPVVSLVIEFGTINSQTISGSLESLRRVREENQAFHYGYTSEDLKTDSQKSFRELFYPSSPQWRANILEETERAMMIAIPKFQEFANKR
- a CDS encoding DUF1993 domain-containing protein; translated protein: MQDISIYDLTISQFIKVLGNLKRFIERGEAHAESKKFDMDVLLNARLAPDQFHFIRQVQIACDTAKLGVSRLTGKQAPVHEDKEKTLPEIKSRIDDVVGFLRTFSEADCKEAAAKTISLPRWEGKHLTGAEYTIQHMVPNFYFHITTAYDILRHNGVDLGKKDYLGDLPLRQ